The Candidatus Krumholzibacteriia bacterium genome contains the following window.
CGTGAGCGAGGGTGGAGGGAGGAGCCACACCAAGGCTCCAGAAAGGGAGGAAGGGTCATGGAACAAGCAGTGGTCGCCAAGGACCGTATGCACAACGGCGAGTTTGAAAAGAGCGAAGTGAAGTTCGAGAACAACCTGCCCCTGGCGGAGGCGGTCTCGTACTTCGAAGCCGTGGTCGCCGGGCTCCGGCAGGGCAGCATCAACGTGCGGCATGGCGACAAGGACGTGACCTTGAAGCCGACGCAGACCGTGGACATCGAGGTCAAAGCAGTGCGCAAGAAGAAGAAGGAAGGAATCACCTTCGAGATCTTCTGGCGCATTCCCGAGTCGGAGCTGTCGATCTCCTCGCAGTAGGAGGAAGGGGCCGGAGGCGCACCCATGGGCAAGGACGAGAAGGAGTTCGAGCACGAATCGCTGCAAAGCAAGCGTTCCGTCATTGCCTATCTGGCGGCGCTGCAGGAGGGTTTCGAGAG
Protein-coding sequences here:
- a CDS encoding amphi-Trp domain-containing protein, giving the protein MEQAVVAKDRMHNGEFEKSEVKFENNLPLAEAVSYFEAVVAGLRQGSINVRHGDKDVTLKPTQTVDIEVKAVRKKKKEGITFEIFWRIPESELSISSQ